From the Bacillus sp. 2205SS5-2 genome, the window CATTTTTTCACCTGTATATTATCAGCACCTTTAGCAACTATAAGAACCCCCGTGATGGGTGGCTTTTTTGTTTCAAGGATAACTGGAGTTTCCTTATCACCCTTACGAATAATGACAATTTTCTCATCTTTTGATTGATCCTCGATTTCTCTTTTTCCACCATCTTGATCAGTTTCCGTTGTGGTTTGATGCTGAGATGAAGAATCTTTTTCATACACTTTTAATTCGGTTGCATCTACATTGACTACCACGAAAACCTCTCCCACACCCACCATCTCTTCCAAAGCTTTCTTCAGTTGGGTCGCGTATTGCTCTTCGTATTTTTCAATAATTTTCGAGTGCTGTTCAGTGGTTGCCCCGAATGTTTCAACACTTTCTTGACTTTCTGATTTCGGAACAAAAACATCTACTGCCTGTTCCTTTGGTGACCAAAGATCAGTTAAAAGCATAAACGCTACTCCTAGCAAAAGGACGATGAGAAAATAATGTTTTTTTGTAAGC encodes:
- the spoIIIAG gene encoding stage III sporulation protein AG; the protein is MSSKQDPFDWIKKWLKPGEDKDASKGKLTKKHYFLIVLLLGVAFMLLTDLWSPKEQAVDVFVPKSESQESVETFGATTEQHSKIIEKYEEQYATQLKKALEEMVGVGEVFVVVNVDATELKVYEKDSSSQHQTTTETDQDGGKREIEDQSKDEKIVIIRKGDKETPVILETKKPPITGVLIVAKGADNIQVKKWIVEAVTKVLGIGSHQVSVMPKK